The genomic region GAAGGTTCCGCTTCGGATTAACTCGATCATTCGACAACTATAGTTATCATGCGGGTGTCTGACAACCAGAGTTATCACTTCCTTGTTTTAAGCAAATCCGAGGCCAGCCACGGGCGTTGCCGGTGCATCATCCCTCCCCCGCACCCCCACCCGTCATGCGCGCACATGCGCGGAATCGTCCACTCAGCCCACAAGGGGCCTCGCGTCCGATGGCAAGCAAAAACTACACAGCCCGTCCGTAGGCGGGGGGTCGCCAGCCCCTTGGAAAGGCGCTCCCCCCCGGCGCGCAAGCGCGCCCGGACTGTGCATTTTTTGCCTGCCTTAAGATCATAAGAAGGGCAAAAAAAACATTGTTGAAAAACAGCGTGTTACCTCCCCCCTATAGGACACCAGAGTCCGGGGTAGAGGACTCTGGTGTCCTCTTAGGCCATTTATGTCCGGGAATGTGACAGCCAGCCGAGCGGAGGTAGAGGACTCTGGTGTCCTATGCTGAGGCCATTTATGTCCAAAAACTTGACAAGGGCCGCATTCCTGCCAAATCTGTCCAGAATTTGGAAAAATTCGCCGGATAATAGACAGTGGCAAAGCCTCCCCCCATTCCCGCAAAGCGCCCGCTCGGCACTTGGGTTCAAACTGACCGGGAAGCCCACGAGGCGTGGGCGATACTGGCAAAAAAGCCTGCTGCCAGCGCTGTGATGCACATTCTGTGCGCCAACCTCGGTGAGCATAATGCCGTGGTCATCAGCCAGGACACCATCGCCAAGCTGTGCGGCCTTTCCACACGGTCCGTCAGGCGCGCCATCGTCGATCTGGCCGAAGGCCGCTGGATCGAGGTTCGCCAACTTGGCGCGACCAGCCAGACCAATGCCTATGTCGTCAACGACAGGGTGGCATGGCAGGGATCACGGGACGGGCTG from Paracoccus methylovorus harbors:
- a CDS encoding helix-turn-helix domain-containing protein; its protein translation is MAKPPPIPAKRPLGTWVQTDREAHEAWAILAKKPAASAVMHILCANLGEHNAVVISQDTIAKLCGLSTRSVRRAIVDLAEGRWIEVRQLGATSQTNAYVVNDRVAWQGSRDGLRYSLFSAAVVVSEEEQPDRAELDQQAPLRHLPRISEGQIPGGPGLPPPSQPFLKDMEPDLPTIDRAISPKFDQQEQG